From a single Mangifera indica cultivar Alphonso chromosome 19, CATAS_Mindica_2.1, whole genome shotgun sequence genomic region:
- the LOC123202785 gene encoding pentatricopeptide repeat-containing protein At5g44230-like: MLNKINIPMDSYPRLIFEQVKYRNPFLWTSLIRGYSLQGCLKESILLYGSMRGEGIDPVSFTFSALFKACSETLDISLGRQLHAQTILVGGFVSDLYVGNTLIDMYVKCGFLDCGCKVFDEMPEKDVISWTELIVAHTKSGDMKSASVLFDSLPLKDMVAWTAMVTGYTQNAKPREAIEYFERMQNSGVETDEVTLVGVISACAQLGAVKFADWVCDIAKRSGFGHRNNVVVGSALIDMYSKCGSLEDAYRIFEEMKEMNVYTYSSMIVGLAMHGCAHAALQLFHEMLQMETKPNRVTFVGVLTACSHMGLVEQGQQLFASMEKCYGVVPSADHYACMVDLLGRAGHLEEALELAQAMPVEPHGGVWGALLGACKIHGNPDVAGVAACHLFEIEPDAIGNYILLSNIYASARRWDDVSRVRRLMKEKGLKKNPGFSWVEGNKGDIHEFLAGDLTHSNFSEIKQVLEDILNRLTAHGYQPKLSSVPYDVADEEKKRILATHCEKLALAFGVLTTSPGCIIRIMKNLRICEDCHMFMCGASQVTGREIIVRDNMRFHHFQDGKCSCGDFW, from the coding sequence ATgctcaataaaattaatattcccATGGATTCCTATCCTCGTCTCATTTTTGAGCAGGTGAAATATAGAAATCCCTTTCTTTGGACTTCTCTTATTCGTGGGTATTCTTTACAGGGATGCTTGAAGGAGTCAATTTTGTTGTATGGTTCTATGAGGGGAGAAGGTATCGACCCGgtttcttttacattttctgCACTTTTTAAGGCCTGTAGTGAGACTCTTGATATCAGTTTGGGTAGGCAGTTGCATGCTCAGACGATTTTGGTTGGTGGTTTTGTGTCTGATCTATATGTTGGCAATACCTTGATTGATATGTATGTAAAATGCGGATTTTTGGATTGTGGGTGTaaggtgtttgatgaaatgcctGAGAAAGATGTGATTTCGTGGACTGAGTTGATTGTTGCACATACGAAGAGTGGGGATATGAAATCTGCCAGTGTATTGTTTGATAGTTTGCCTTTAAAGGATATGGTGGCCTGGACTGCCATGGTTACAGGTTACACACAGAATGCTAAGCCTAGAGAAGCAATAGAATATTTTGAGAGAATGCAAAATTCAGGTGTTGAAACAGATGAAGTTACTTTGGTTGGTGTTATTTCAGCTTGTGCTCAACTGGGTGCAGTTAAGTTTGCTGATTGGGTTTGTGATATAGCTAAGAGATCAGGATTTGGGCATAGAAATAATGTTGTTGTGGGATCAGCATTGATTGATATGTACTCGAAATGTGGGAGTTTAGAGGATGCGTATAGGATTTTTGAGGAGATGAAGGAGATGAATGTCTATACTTATAGTTCAATGATAGTTGGGTTAGCAATGCATGGCTGTGCTCATGCAGCACTGCAGTTATTTCATGAGATGTTACAAATGGAGACAAAGCCTAATAGAGTAACATTTGTAGGAGTGCTTACAGCCTGTAGCCACATGGGGTTGGTAGAACAAGGCCAGCAGCTATTTGCTAGTATGGAGAAATGTTATGGTGTTGTTCCATCTGCAGATCACTATGCTTGCATGGTTGATCTTTTGGGTCGAGCAGGGCACCTGGAGGAAGCACTTGAGCTGGCCCAAGCAATGCCAGTGGAGCCCCATGGAGGGGTGTGGGGAGCTCTTCTTGGAGCATGTAAGATTCATGGGAATCCGGACGTTGCTGGGGTGGCTGCGTGCCATCTATTTGAGATTGAACCTGATGCTATTGGAAATTACATCTTACTCTCTAATATATATGCATCAGCAAGAAGGTGGGATGATGTTTCAAGGGTAAGGAGGCTGATGAAAGAAAAGGGTCTTAAAAAGAATCCTGGATTTAGTTGGGTGGAAGGAAACAAAGGAGATATTCATGAGTTCCTTGCTGGTGACTTAACGCATTCGAATTTTAGTGAGATTAAACAGGTGTTGGAGGACATTTTGAACAGATTAACTGCTCATGGATACCAGCCAAAACTCAGTTCTGTGCCTTATGATGTGGCTGATGAGGAGAAGAAGCGTATATTAGCTACTCACTGTGAGAAGTTGGCACTGGCATTTGGAGTTCTCACAACAAGTCCTGGCTGCATCATAAGAATTATGAAGAACTTGAGAATATGTGAAGATTGCCACATGTTTATGTGTGGTGCATCTCAAGTCACAGGGAGGGAGATTATTGTGAGAGATAACATGAGATTCCACCACTTCCAAGATGGTAAATGTTCATGTGGTGATTTCTGGTGA